The following nucleotide sequence is from Solanum dulcamara chromosome 7, daSolDulc1.2, whole genome shotgun sequence.
TATTAGTGAGTCACAAATTATAGATGTCATTGCTAAACAGGTACACCTCCAAATGAATAAACCAAAACCATTTTGCTTGATCATTGCATTAGTGTGTGTAAGAAATATATAAATTCTTTGATTGTTCATATCATCTGTTTATCCTATTTGCTTTGATGTGCTCTGGCATAGGACTGTTCTGAACTCTCACATTCAAATAAACAACAGATACATATTGTAACCAGAAAATACCTTGCAGGTCTCACCATACAAAAAGATACGGCGCGTTGCATTCATCAATGCAATACCAAAATCTCCAGCTGGAAAGATCTTGAGAAGAGAACTCGTTAATCATGCGACAAATGGTGCTTCTGCTAGATTGTGATGGAACAATTAGAGATATCTACATAATCTAAACTACCAGTTGAATATGAACGTACAGTATGTTGTTTTAAGTCTTACACCACCTTATTTGCTTCAGTATATTTTGCTATGAAGCTCATGGCATCTCTTAAGCGGGTTGAacgaattatatttttatgggcTGATTATATCGCCTTGCGGCTTATGCATTTCGCCCAGTTGGGGTGTGCGTTCTTCTAGAAACATGTTATATTGGTCCTAAGTTTATAAAGTTATTCCAGAGGGAATATACAAACTTTTGGGTGGTAGGTAGCTTTAGCAATGCATAGGTATTTTTGAGGTATAATATTCTAGTtgcaaaattagaatttaggtACCTCCCATATATAAAATTTACCCAATTATATTTGGTCGGGTTTTTTAAAGTCCTATTGCAGATGTGGTGTGTTCGATCTGTGATGGTTTGATAGATTGTGCTATCATCTTTTCCTCATTTATgcctaatttattttcattaaatatttacGAGGTAGAACAATTATTATCAAGAATAGAGTTATCCTCGTTAAGTAGTGTTTTACCCAAAGTGGGACTTTCTCACGCGCAAATCGTGATTAATCATACGCAAAACAAGTAGAATTccaatagaaaagaaaaaagatggagCATGTTGCTTCACTACAACATATATCTAACTAGTGTTTATTCCCTGTAAACGTATCATACTACTCTTATTGATACTACAAACAACTACATCCTAAATACACTGCATGAATTATAGCAGATTATTGGCTTTGTTTACAATTTGTGTATAGTAGTAGTAAGTAATAAGTATGCTGTGCATTCATTTCCTTCATTCTACGTCTGCATAAGCTTCGAGAAATTGTCCAATTATGAGCCTTTCATTTGAAGTAAGATCAGGGTCATCACCGGTGAGCCTCTTCCATACCGCTGCACCAGAGATGTCTGGATTTTCGTCAAGAACCTGTTGGAACGTCCAAGTTGAACATTAGAGGAAGAGATGATAACCGTGAAGCCAAAGAATAGCAGCTCTAGATTGAACGGTCAGTGTCAAAATTAGACATAAAGGCTAACCACCCTTAGTGTAGCACAATGAGATGTCCTGTTTAAAGTATGGATAACACTTCTAGTTATCAGTCGCTGATTTGTGTTTATGTCTTGTTCCTCAGAAGAAGATATGTTGATGGGAGAATGAAAGTAAGTTTCTAACGAatgaaacaacaacaaaaaacccAGTACAGTAGTCCCACAAGTGAGGTttggggaggatagagtgtacgcataccttacccctaccttgttaGGTAAAGAGGCTATTTTTGCGCAAGACCCTTGTTGGAATAACAAATGCATAAGTAGGATGAAACGACAGGAGAAAGGCATGACACCTCCCAACCAAGTGAAATTAGTTCCTTACCTCTACATAGTTGTTGACATGTCCATCTTTGTTGGGAGAAGCAATCGGCTCAAACTCATTGCATATCCATTCACCGTCAACAATGTACTTGTATTCATAGTGTCCTTCCTGTAAATGGAGAACAAAGGCGGATTCAAGAGGAATCGAACACCTCATCAAAGAGGGTAGCAAAGCTTCAACAAGTTCTATTTTTATCACTAGACCAAAGAGACTACTTTGTTAATGAGTTcccaataaatattttcttacatATTTAATAGATTTCTCAACATAAATACAAGATATGCATGAAAATTATTGGGTTCCCGGGAACCCACTCCCACCACCCTAGATCTGCCCCTGATGGAGGAGACATTAGGATTTACAATCTTTACGGGAAACATTGGTTGTAGGTTCTCCAATTAATTTATAACAAtgtattttttgttgttataCATCTACAGCAATTTCTTTAGATTGTTAATCCTTGCTAATATAAGGGATTGAACCATATAAAGATACACAAAATGTGTGGAGTAAAAGATATATATTAAGATCATAAAAAAACGATATTACACCATACATGCTGCAGAACTTTCCAATTATGTTTCTACACAATTTCCATCattgaaaggaaaaaggaagaaaCACTGCAAGCCTAAAACAACTTACTTACAGGCAAATCCCTCTGGAGACTCCACAAACCTCGTTCCTCGTCAAATTTTAAGGGTATTCTctgaaaacataataagagtTTTTAAATGAGCTCTAATATTAATCATGAAACAAAACAGAGTTGCATCAAAGTGAGAAGAATAGTCCATGAACCTTCTTTACGAACATGTAAAAGGCAATAAAACGCTACAATAATGGAAACCCATTATTCATACTCCAGAATGTTCTTTCCCAAGTAGTAAGAGCTCTTACCAAATCGAGGACAGGGAGTGTGGTTGTTATAGAATAATTCTACCTGTAACCAATGCATTGATATTTGGTAATTTAAAAGACTTAACATTATTGAGacaattttctcaaaaataaacgGTAACACTCATCTgacaatttaaattatttattattgttttaaaattatttgacttCATTATAAAACAGTCGGTATATCCTTGTGCCTCCACTGAAGTTTATTAATCAGGTTATGGGCAATTGACAGTCGAAATTTGAAAATGATGAACTTCAGTATATTATGGTCAGCTGAAAAAACCGTAAAACATTCTGAAGAACTTGACTATTACCTGGCCCCAGCCAATATCAAGTCCAGATAATTCCACTGTAGTACAATTATCACCATGCCATGTCAATGTGACAGGCATCTTTTTAAGGCCTGTAAGCTTTAAACAGGAAGATACTCGGTCGTGAACAGAAAAGCTATATGAGAATGACCACCAATCATAATTAGAAAGCATGCAGAATGTGAAATGAAAAATAGATGTAAAGGTAGATGGGGAACAACACTGTTTGCAAAGACATATCAAGCTAAAACAAAAATGAGAAGTCGTCCATGCTCCATGGTGTTGTAAAATATTGTTTCTTTCTGCATGTCATAGAAGGATTGAcctgatttttgttattttatctCCAAATATCTGATAAACCACCACGTTCTTCCAATATTTTCCAATTTGACTACAATCACAAGAGATGCATCCCTCTATAGAAAACAAATGTACAAGTGAGCATGGCAAAGACTGTGGGGAAGCATGGATTGcatctcttcttcaattttcaaaagTTGTTTAAGAATGGAGAATATGCAGAAAAGCTTGTTTTATTCATATTCCTACCCTATTAAAAATTTACTATCAACCAACACGGTGAAATAAACCCATATGTAGAAcagtaattaattacaatatAACAACTCGAGAGTCTTGTACACAGTTGCACTAAATATTGACATATTTGAGAGGacgaaaagaaaatttagatgTATTTGCTATTTGTATTTTTGGACTAAAAGGAAAGTAGCTAATGACATTGAAGATAATCTGCTAAAGAAAGAATCCGTTTCAGGTTTAGAGGTACACTAGGAATCTTAGTAGAGACACAGTTTCTCCTTGAattggtttttattttttaaaaaattgacctttaaacaaaATATGTTGTTGTCAGCTACAAGTAATAATATCGACCCTAACTAACAATACAAATTTCAAATTCACTTTACTAAGTGACAAAGTGCAACACATATACCATGCACCCCACATCAATGCCAAAAGCCACAAGAATTATGGGAATGATAAATTGTTAATGCGATAATAGAACTCACGATGTCTGCTGTTGCACTTTTTATGGCATCTAGTTTCGGAAAGCAGGAACGTTTGCTCTGCAGGAACATACAAAAAGACATGGTCAAGATACACAAAATCAAGTTCGAgttgaaaaacaaaaaatagaaatagaataaGCTAATATAAAAGGGGGGACTAGAAAAAAGAATCAGACAAGTTTCAATGGTTATATCTCATAAAATATTGCGAGGAGATCTTTATAGCAAAAAGCTCTAAAACATGTATTACTATATCTTCAACTGGCAATAATCAGCTTTAAAACTTTGCTACAGATGCGACCACATAAACTCTTTACCAGGTCACTACCATAAGGATTTTTAGTGCAAAGACCAAACGAACATCGTCGTCTTCAACAGATGATATCAACTTCATTGTTTGGCTACTGCCTACTGGAACCAAAAAGGCGAACTCTTCTTCCTCACGGACCATAATTCATGGTAAATATTCTCAAAGAGCACTTGGTGTAATAGCAAGCCAGAGAGaaacaataatattttcaaaaattgaaacaacATAGCCATAATAGGGGGTAAATTACCATGAGTAAACTGAAAGCATCACTAAGCTTATAGCCTTGAACCCAGAACATATATGTCAACTGCAATTCAAATTTCCAAAAAGAATATAAGTTCAGTCACaatgtaaatgaaataaatagaaaaaaatacttCCAACTAACCGTGACTGCATTTCAAGTCCAAGACACTTTTTCAAATAAGaaattacaaaataaatttgataaataaaacaACATAGTGTTCCAGGGAGGTGCATATCTGTAGAAATCTGACAATTTGCAATTTCTTATCAAAGATTGCTTTCTCCTTAAGTACTATAATAACACATGGTTTTGCTTGCATGCAAAACCTCAGTACCAAAAAAGTCCAATGCCTGCTAAGAATTGTTACGAATCGTAAGCAAAGTGAAGTGAGAACATTTTAGGAATCATTCTGCAAGTCCTAGTTCATTGAGGACGTACAAGGAAAACAGTCGATGACTATGAAAGAGCTTTAGCCGCAAATGCTTCAGGCTATGCCGCACGCTCACAAACTCAACTTGTAAATGAGATGCAAGTTCACCAATTACGAATAGTTACACAAAAAGTAATATTCCCCTGATCAAAGCAAAGAACAAACACAGAGATGAAATAATTCAGTAAACAAAAGTGTACCTCTATAACAACTTAAACTTTGAGATAGGTGATTCAGTTCAACATGTTATCAATAGAGGTACTAAGTTCAAGTCTCACTAGCTTCCTTAATTGAAAAGAAATTTTCATATGCTCGACTCATGAAAGAGAATCTAGCTAGCACGTGAGGGAGTGTGCTGAAgacataagaaagaaaataaatgtgTCCTCTCTAACTGCTTAAACATTTGAATGAGGTGTGCACATGGTTCAACACTGACAATTGGCCAATGTTCTAAAATGGAGTATGACCAACCATTGAATGGTCTGTTCTCCTACTTGTTTTTCACTTCCCCTGCTTAATTGTACCTGCAACCAGTGTGCAGCCAGCAAGCACCAAAGAGGCCATTGTCCAAGACGACTAATCACCACCCTACATCTTTGAGGCCTAGATGAAGCCAGAACATGGACCAATGCACACAGAAGGACTGTGCTATAGTTATAGCAaccttcttcaattcaacaacACAATTTAAGATCTTCCCAGAAGCCAGACAAATAAGTACTTCAATGCAATCGCATCCGCCAGGCGACATAAAGAAACTCAAAGCACATACCGCAACTGCAGGAGCTCTGCCAAGTCCAGCTGTGCAGTGTATGTAAGTCACACCCCCATTTCTATTGATGGCATTGTTCAGTATGCTTATTACAGCTGGAAGCCGCAATCTCAAATCAAATGCATCAAAATCCCTGCTTCATCAAGTATCAACACACTTAGGAATTAACTTTTGGAAATGCCGCATGCATCACATATtgtaaaaatcatatattttataaagcCATAATGCAAGCTGCTTGTCGAATATTTGGAACTTGTATGCACAACAATTGACTTGCAATCGGCAATCACTGAGATTTTCTCTTCAATTACAGCATATTGACACTTTCGGAAAAACGTTTTCTGTTTTCACCTAAGCTTGAGGTACATCAGACCATGCAATGAAGAACCACTTTTCTAACATCAGCAAGTGAGGTAATGTACATTAAGCAAATATTGTTGAAAAGGAAGTAACTTCTTCATCTTTTAGTACTCTGCACATATTTCTGCTCGGAATCAAATTCCAAATCCTTTTTATTCCTTGTTCATATGGGTTTAAGATAAGAATGCGAAAACAAAATTATCTCACACGGTATAATATTATGTTGAAAGTCTGGTAGACATAACGTACTTATCACAAAAAGTGTATACACCCTTGCAGGTATATTTAGCAGCCATAATAAGAAGTTTTAACAAGTTTGGTATCTGTAAAAGATTTCCAACTGCCCATCCAGCGATAAGGAAACAAAGAAGTGTGTTTACCTTTAGTAATTGCATTTCTATCAATTGAAGGAAGAAAAGGAATTGATTCATGGCCTATATTTTCCATAATAAATCTTTTGCACATGAATGCAAAACTTAGTCCAGTAATAGATGTTCTCTTTCTTGTCCTTTAAATTTGCCTACCCATGTTCCTAGGTTCATATAACCTGTTATTTCACGTTCAAACCAACTCTAATCTTTGATTCATTTCTTTTAGAACTAAAAAGTAACAGAAAGAAAAGCATTGTCTTTCTCAATTGCATAAACTTCAGCACTATTTGTAACATCACAGAAGTGATTTTTTTGGGCAAATTCCACCCAGTGGCCATTCGACCAaattaattaccaaaaaaatggcCATTCGCTGTATAGGCatgtatagtcaatgtatatttaatgtatagtcaagctatattcagtttttgagtgtatcataatgtatattcagtgtatagctcatgtataagtaatctatattgtatagtcactgtatatttcctatgattttggctattttttatttaacaaaacatggctatatttattgtaaactaattagtttattgtgtatatatttgaaattgtcccatttttttttaaaaaaaa
It contains:
- the LOC129896251 gene encoding phosphoglucan phosphatase DSP4, amyloplastic-like produces the protein MNCLQNLPRSSGLPLRSLTGNSRKPYPTVVSLRMTKFADQRLSIVAQVVSGPESTEEKDETEKDAGKSDSYSHNMTAAMGAVLTYRHELGMNFNFIRPDLIVGSCLQTPEDVDKLRSIGVKTIFCLQQNPDLEYFGVDINAILEYANKCGDIEHLRAEIRDFDAFDLRLRLPAVISILNNAINRNGGVTYIHCTAGLGRAPAVALTYMFWVQGYKLSDAFSLLMSKRSCFPKLDAIKSATADILTGLKKMPVTLTWHGDNCTTVELSGLDIGWGQRIPLKFDEERGLWSLQRDLPEGHYEYKYIVDGEWICNEFEPIASPNKDGHVNNYVEVLDENPDISGAAVWKRLTGDDPDLTSNERLIIGQFLEAYADVE